Below is a window of Flavobacterium sp. CFS9 DNA.
GGAGAAATTCAACCTACGAAAGTTATAGATTCTGGAGGATTTATGGAGGATTTAAACTAAGCTATGTTTTCTCGAATAAGTCTCTTTTAGACACCGGAGAAGAGTCCCAAAAAATTTCGAACAATCCTGATATAAATAAACTTCAGTATAGCGTATATCTGGCCGTTGGATATAACACCTGGAATCTATACCTTAATTATGGACTAAATCCTTTGTTTAAAAATGTAACAACGGTTTCAGGGCAAAACATTAATGTAAGAACGCTAAATGCGGGATTGATTTTCTACATTTTATAGCCACAAATACAGAAATAATAACTGCGGTAAAATTCCAATAAAAGTTCCGATCACTAATTCATTAGGTGAATGAGCCTCCATTTCTAATCGAGATGAAGCAACAACTCCCGTCATTAAAATCAGGAAAGCACTCCAATAAGGATTTTGCAGCTGAAGATGTGTGTTCAGTCCAATTACAAAAATGGTGAATCCGCTAAGAGCCATCATGTGTAAGCTCGCTTTTATTTTGAACAATGAGCAAATCAGGGCCAGAATGGTACTGAACAAAGCTCCCAGAAAAAAGAAATGCAATTCAGGATAACGGCTAATGATGATGCTTCGTTTTACCAGTAAAATATAGAGAAAACATTGTAAAATCAGAGGGATTTTGCGTTGCGAAGTTTCGTGAATCATAATAGAGTTCACATGCCCCGTCGAACGAAGTAAAAGATAAAACAGTATAGGTACTAAAATGGTGATGATCAGGATTTGAAGCAGCACATAATATTTTTCCTGAGTACTAAAGAGATCATGCTTGAAGAAAAGATAAAATAAGGTGGCGTACATCGATATAAAAATCGGATGAAAGATATAGGAGAATATAGGCAGGATTCTTTTCAAAACGTTGTATTTAGTGGTGTTAAGCAAATATAAACAAATAATGGTTTTTTGCTACGAATCGTGTGAATTAGCATGAGTTAAAATTCGTATAATTCACGGCAAACTTTATTTTATTAATCGATGCAAATTATTTTTAATTTGTGGTAAAAAGTACCACAAAGAATTAGTGAAAATTTGTGAAATTCATGGTAAACCTTTTTTTAAATTTGACAAAAAGAAAATCTTAATGAGCATAAATGTAAAAAGCCTTATCCCGGTTCTTAATGCCGAATGGACAGGTTCAGATTCTGATGTTTTTGTCGACCATATTTCGATCGACAGCCGTTCTCTACAAAACGGTTCCAAAACTTTGTTTATTGCCCTTTCGGGGATTAATAATGATGCTCATTTGTATATTGCAGAATTGATAGAAAAAGGAGTTCAGAATTTTGTAGTACAGCATATTCCTGAAGATGTAAAAGGAAAAGCCAGTTTTTTGGTGGTCAAAAATACACTACAGGCTTTACAGGAATTTGCGGGCTATTATAGAGATTTGTTTCAATTCCCTATTATCGGATTGACCGGAAGTAACGGTAAAACGATAGTAAAAGAATGGCTTAATTTCCTGTTGAGTCCGGACTATAATATTATCCGAAGCCCTAAAAGTTATAACTCTCAGGTTGGTGTGCCGTTATCTGTAATTGCCATTAACGAAAAACACAATCTGGGAATTTTCGAAGCCGGAATATCTACGGTTAACGAAATGGTGAAACTCGAAAGAATCATTAAGCCTAATATTGGAGTTTTAACCAGTATTGGTTCGGCACATGATGAAGGGTTTAAAAATTTGGAAGAGAAAATAGACGAAAAGTTACTGCTTTTTAAAAATTCGACGGTTATTATTTATCAGAACAACAAACTTGTAGATGAACGCCTTGCGAAGTTAAGCCTGGACTATTTTTTACCAGAACGAGTACTTTTTTCATGGAGTTTCACTGATGAATCGGCTGATGTTTTTGTTGTGAAACGTATTAATGAGGACGAGACGACCAGTATTCAGGCCCGTTATAAAAATGAAATTTTTGATTTGGAAATTCCTTTTAGTGATTCGGCTTCTATAGAAAATGCGATCTCCTGTCTGTCGGTTTTACTGTATATGAAGTACGATGCCGAAACCATTCAGAATCGATTTCAAAACTTATACCCTGTGCAAATGCGTCTGGAGGTAAAAAACGGAATCAACAATTGCAGTATTATTGACGACAGTTACAGTTCAGACTTTCAGTCACTCAGAATAGCGTTGGATTTCTTAGAAAGCCAGCAGAAAAAGAACGCCTCAAAAACAGTTATTCTGTCGGATATTTTTCAAAGCGGATTTTCAAACGAAGAATTGTATACCAAAGTAGCACAGTTAATTTCCGATAATAAAATAAACCGTGTCATTGGAATAGGAGAAACTATTTCCTCTTTTGCCGCCAAATTCTCAAACTGTATTACTTTTCCAAACACAGCTGAATTTATTACGCAGATTGAAGGTTTGAATTTCGAAAATGAAGCCATTTTAATCAAAGGAGCGAGATCGTTTCAGTTTGAAGAAATTGTATCGCTACTCGAAGAAAAAACGCATGAAACGATTCTGGAGATCAACTTGAATTCGATTAGTCACAATCTGAATTACTATAAATCAAAATTAGCAGCTAACGTTAAGCTAATGGTCATGGTGAAAGCCTTTGGTTATGGTAATGGAGGTTTGGAGATTGCCAAATTATTAGAGCATCATAAAGTAGATTATTTGGGTGTGGCTTTCGCCGATGAAGGAATCTCTCTAAAAAATGGTGGAATCAAACTGCCTATTATGGTTCTGAATCCGGAATCGACCAGTTTTCCTTCGATTATACAGTATCATTTAGAACCCGAGATATATAGTATCAAAGGATTAAAAGCATTTTTAAAAATCGCAAGGGAAAAGAACCTTAAAGATTTTCCAATTCACATAAAACTGGATACCGGAATGCATCGTTTGGGCTTTGAAGAAAACACACTGGAGGAACTGATTGAAACGCTCAGAGGAAATTCGACCGTAAAAGTAAAAAGCGTACTGTCACATTTAGCTACAAGTGACGAAGTAAAGCATTTTGATTTTGTGAAATCTCAGATTCGTCTGTTTGAAAATCTATCCTTAAAATTGACCACGGCTTTGGATATTAATCCGATTCGTCATATTCTCAATACTTCCGGAATAAGTAATTTTCCGGATGCACAATACAACATGGTACGTTTAGGAATTGGTTTATACGGAGTTTCGAACGATCCTGCTGAGCAAAAATATCTGGAAAATGTAGGGACTTTAAAATCGATTATTTCTCAGGTGCGAACCATTCCCGCGGGAGACAGTGTTGGTTATGGACGCCGTTTTATGGCAGATAAAGAAACCAGAGTGGCTACCATACCTATTGGATATGCAGATGGAATTTCGCGTTTGTGGGGAAATAAAGTAGGGTATGTGGTGATTAAGGACGAAAAAGCGTTCATTTTAGGAAGTGTTTGTATGGACATGCTCATGGTCGATGTCAGCGAGATCGATTGTAAGGAAGGTGACTCGGTAATTGTTTTTGGAGAAAGTCCTACAGTTATTGAAATGGCAACTGCTTTAAAAACAATACCGTACGAAATCATGACCAGCATATCACAGCGCGTAAAAAGAGTGTTTTTTAGATAGTTTTAACAAATTGTCAATAAAATTATGTATTTTCGAAAATCAATTAAGTATAAACTAAAATAATCGATTATGGGATTTTTTGCAGATTTTAAAGCTTCTTTGCTGAAAGGTGATGTGTTGAGTTTAGCAACAGCAGTTGTTATTGGTGGTGCATTTGGAAAAATAGTGGGTTCTGCTGTAGACGATATTATTATGCCAGTTGTTGGTTTACTTACGGGAGGAATTGATTTTACTCAAAAATTTGTTACACTCGATGGTAATAGTTATCCAAATTTAGCCGCTGCTAAAGCCGCAGGAGCCGCAGTAATTACCTATGGAAATTTGGTTCAGGCAATCATTAACTTTGTAATTATATCATTTTTTGTATTTGTAGTATTAAGAGCTGCAGATAAAGCGAAGAAAAAAGAACCGGTAGTTGAGGCAGCACCTGCCGGACCGACTCAAGAAGAGTTACTTACGCAAATTAGAGATTTGCTTAAAAAATAATTCCGCTACACTAAGTCTAACTAAACCGTTCCTTAATTGGGGCGGTTTTTTTTATCATTTGTTTGTTTTGTAACATTTTGTTATTTTTTGTGAATGACGTTGTTTTGACTTTTATTATGTATACTTTTGCATAACAAAATAAATTAATTCATACTAAACATATAAAAATGAGAATAGCAGTCGTAGGTGCCACTGGTATGGTTGGCGAAGTAATGCTTAAAGTTTTAGCAGAAAGAAATTTTCCTGTTACAGAGTTAATTCCGGTAGCTTCTGAGAAATCAGTAGGAAAAGAAATTGAATATAAAGGAACAAAATACAAAGTGGTAGGACTGCAGACAGCAGTGGATATGAAAGCTGATATTGCCGTTTTTTCGGCAGGAGGTGAAACTTCATTGGAATGGGCTCCAAAATTCGCTGCAGCAGGAACAACTGTAATTGACAATTCATCAGCATGGAGAATGGATCCGACTAAAAAATTAGTGGTTCCTGAAATCAACGCTTCAACTTTAACCAAAGAAGATAAAATTATTGCAAACCCAAACTGTTCAACTATCCAAATGGTGTTGACTTTGGCTCCATTGCACAGAAAGTACAATATTAAGAGAATTATTGTTTCAACCTATCAATCGATCACCGGAACGGGTGTGAAAGCGGTAAGACAGTTAGAAAATGAGTATGCCGGAGTTCAGGGTGAATTGGCTTATAAATATCAAATTCACAGAAATGCTATTCCACATTGCGATAGTTTTGAGGAAAACGGATACACTAAAGAAGAAATGAAACTGGTTCGTGAGACTCAAAAGATTCTTGGTGATAATACGATCAGAGTAACGGCGACAGCAGTTCGTGTACCGGTTGTTGGCGGACACAGTGAGGCTGTAAACGTTGAGTTTGCCAATGATTTTGACGTAAATGAAGTTCGCGAAATTTTGCACCATACAGATGGGGTAGTAGTTCAGGATAACTTAGATACCTTTACGTACCCAATGCCATTATTTGCAGAAGGTAAAAACGAAGTTTTTGTAGGTAGAATTCGTCGTGACGAAAGCCAGCCAAATACTTTAAACCTATGGATTGTTGCCGATAACCTTAGAAAAGGAGCTGCTACCAACACCATTCAAATCGCCGAGTATTTAATCGCAGCAGGTTTGGTATAAACAGAGATTAAATTAAATTGTTATAAAGAGAAGGCCGTAATTGCAGCAATGCAGTTGCGGTTTTTTTGATGTATAAATTTAAAAATCATAAATTAGCTGTTCTAAAAATTAATGATATGAATTTTGATAATTATAAAATAATAGCCAATTACAATACCCATAAAACAGATTTGTTTGTAGCAGATGAAGAAGAGATTTTGGCTTGTGAGAAAACCCTAAACATTCTTTTCGACGAAGATTACAAAGCGTATGTTTCAGAATTTGGAAGTGGAATCCTTGGGGGAACTTATGTACGGATTTATCTTCCCGAAACCATAATGCTGACGCTCGATGAGTGGAGAAATCGCATAATGGAGTATTGGTTCTGGGATGAAGGAAAAGATGTACTTACGAAAGAAGAAGTTTTGAATTCTGTAAGAATCGGGGATACGTACGACGGTGATGAGATTATTCTTTTAAAAAATGAATACTTTGTATTGCCAAGATATAGTGAAATGATCTATAAGGCGGGGACTACACTTGAAGAAGCGATAACCTGGTTGTGTTCGTCAGGAATCCTGACAGAAGCATTTTCGGAAAGAAATTTCGAGCCATTTAATCCGGGAGAAATTGCAGGATAACTGGATAAACAAATCCGACAGGTTTCAAAAACCTGTCGGATTTAGTTAATTGACAGCCATAAAAAAAGCGAGAATTTTTTAGTTCTCGCTTTTTTTTAATATTCCGGGGCCAGTTCTAATTCAAGGCCTTCTAATTCTTCAGTAATAGGGATCTGACAACCTAAACGGCTATTAGATTTAACATAAAACGCTTCCGAAAGCATAGCTTCTTCTTCATCTCCCATTTCCGGTAATGCAACATCATTAAGAACGTAACACTGGCAAGAGGCACACATCGCCATTCCTCCGCAAGTTCCTTCAACAGGAAGTTCGTATGCTTTGCATAACTCCATTATGTTCATTGCCATATCAGTCGGAGCCTGTAATTCGTGTATAACTCCTTCTCGATCTTTAATCTTTATTAATACATCCATTTTAATTAGTGGAATTTTACTGGTTCGGATTTTATAACGTGAAAAAATCCTTAATTATATTAACTGTTTTTGATACTAAATGCGTATTCTTTTTTGCTGCCTTCTTTAAGATGCATTTTTACTCCAAGAGTATTTCCGTTTTTCTCTAGTATTGTTACGATAGCAATTACAGAATAATAATCTTTATCAGATTGAAAAACCAAAGTTCCTTCGTAAGTTGAATTCATTACTCCCTGTTTGTCTGTGGTAACAGATACTTTTCTTGGGTGAGAGAATTGTGCAACACTATAAGTTGCTTTGTTGGCAAACTTTGCTTTTCCGCCACAAATGTCATATAGAAAATCATAGTTTCCAATTCTTAGACTTCCTTCTTCTTCGTTGGCATTAGTCGAAAATACAATCTGACCTGTGTACTTAAAATCCGACCATTCTTCAGAATCATTTAGCCAGGCTTTGTCAACAACTAACGTTTGAGTGGTTTGTTGCGCATAATTTACAGAAACACAAAATAATAATAAAAATAGAGAGTAAAACTTTTTCATAAGATTTAAGATTTGGTTGGTTATGTGACAAATTTAATTAAATAAGTGACAATTCCTTAACTAAAACTCTTAAATATTTGTATTATATTTTGCTAAAAATGCAATAACTCGTTTATTTAGTATTGTTTTTTTGTGAAATTATAAATTTAACAGCGTAAAGTGCTAGTATTCTTGTTAAATCGAAGAAATCGAATTGCTGAGAAAAATAGCCTTTTTTATTACATGATATTAACCACCGTTTCTATTTGTGGCGCATATTTTTTTATAGTGGTCTCAACTCCCGCTTTTAGCGTCATTTGATTTACACTACAGCTGATACATGCTCCTTCAAGACGAACTTTAACATGTTTGTCATCTTCTATAGAAATAAGCGTGATGTCTCCTCCGTCAGAATTTAAAAAAGGTCTGATTTCGTCAAGAGCTAATAATACGTTGCTTGTTAATTCTTCTGTTGTCATAATTTTATCAATTAGAAAATTGGTCAATTAGATAATTAGACAATTGTGTGCATTATCTAATTATCTAACTTTCTCATTATCTTATTATATTAATTTTTTTTAACGGCTGAACATCCTGCCATAGTTGTAATTTTTATGGCTTCAGTTGCAGGTAAACTATCGTTTCTGTTTACAGTTTCCTGTACAACATTTCGTGTGATTCCTTCAAAAACGGTTTCGATTACCGAAGCAGTCTGCAAAGCAGCCGGACGACCGTAGTCACCAGCTTCACGAATAGATTGTACAATTGGAACTTCTCCTAAAAAAGGAACGTTTAAGTCTTCGGCAAGATTTTTTGCTCCTTCTTGTCCAAAGATATAATATTTATTGTCAGGTAATTCTTCGGGTGTGAAATAAGCCATATTTTCTATGATTCCCAAAACAGGTACATTAATGTTGTCCTGCATGAACATCGCTACTCCTTTTTTAGCATCGGCTAAAGCTACGGCCTGAGGAGTACTTACTACTACTGCTCCTGTAATTGGCAATGATTGCATGATCGAAAGGTGAATATCTCCTGTTCCCGGAGGTAAATCGATTAACATAAAATCTAATTCTCCCCAATCAGCATCAAAAATCATTTGATTTAGTGCTTTTGCAGCCATTGGACCTCTCCAGATCACAGCCTGACTTGGCGCGGTAAAGAAACCGATAGAAAGTATTTTGATTTCATAGCTTTCGATAGGTTTCATTTTTGATTTTCCGTCAACAGTAATCGAAACCGGTTTTTCGTTTTCAACGTCAAACATAATTGGCATCGATGGTCCATAGATATCGGCATCAAGAACACCAACTGAAAAGCCCATTTTGGCAAGTGTTACAGCAAGATTTGCGGTAACAGTCGATTTTCCAACTCCTCCCTTACCGGAAGCAACTGCAATAATATTTTTAATTCCAGGGATAGCACGACCTTTAATTTCGTTTTTTTCCGGAGTTTCTACTTTGATATTTACTTTGATTTTAGCTTCAGGAGATACCAATTCATGGATTGTTTTTTTGATATCATCTTCCGCTCTTTTTTTGATGTGCATTGCGGGTGTATGCAACACTAAGTCTACCACAACTTCATCACCAAAAGTAATGACATTGGCAACAGCGCCGCTTTCAACCATATTTTTTCCTTCTCC
It encodes the following:
- the mscL gene encoding large conductance mechanosensitive channel protein MscL gives rise to the protein MGFFADFKASLLKGDVLSLATAVVIGGAFGKIVGSAVDDIIMPVVGLLTGGIDFTQKFVTLDGNSYPNLAAAKAAGAAVITYGNLVQAIINFVIISFFVFVVLRAADKAKKKEPVVEAAPAGPTQEELLTQIRDLLKK
- a CDS encoding 2Fe-2S iron-sulfur cluster-binding protein; translation: MDVLIKIKDREGVIHELQAPTDMAMNIMELCKAYELPVEGTCGGMAMCASCQCYVLNDVALPEMGDEEEAMLSEAFYVKSNSRLGCQIPITEELEGLELELAPEY
- a CDS encoding Mrp/NBP35 family ATP-binding protein, which gives rise to MKLDRKEILKALETITIAGEGKNMVESGAVANVITFGDEVVVDLVLHTPAMHIKKRAEDDIKKTIHELVSPEAKIKVNIKVETPEKNEIKGRAIPGIKNIIAVASGKGGVGKSTVTANLAVTLAKMGFSVGVLDADIYGPSMPIMFDVENEKPVSITVDGKSKMKPIESYEIKILSIGFFTAPSQAVIWRGPMAAKALNQMIFDADWGELDFMLIDLPPGTGDIHLSIMQSLPITGAVVVSTPQAVALADAKKGVAMFMQDNINVPVLGIIENMAYFTPEELPDNKYYIFGQEGAKNLAEDLNVPFLGEVPIVQSIREAGDYGRPAALQTASVIETVFEGITRNVVQETVNRNDSLPATEAIKITTMAGCSAVKKN
- a CDS encoding bifunctional UDP-N-acetylmuramoyl-tripeptide:D-alanyl-D-alanine ligase/alanine racemase, encoding MSINVKSLIPVLNAEWTGSDSDVFVDHISIDSRSLQNGSKTLFIALSGINNDAHLYIAELIEKGVQNFVVQHIPEDVKGKASFLVVKNTLQALQEFAGYYRDLFQFPIIGLTGSNGKTIVKEWLNFLLSPDYNIIRSPKSYNSQVGVPLSVIAINEKHNLGIFEAGISTVNEMVKLERIIKPNIGVLTSIGSAHDEGFKNLEEKIDEKLLLFKNSTVIIYQNNKLVDERLAKLSLDYFLPERVLFSWSFTDESADVFVVKRINEDETTSIQARYKNEIFDLEIPFSDSASIENAISCLSVLLYMKYDAETIQNRFQNLYPVQMRLEVKNGINNCSIIDDSYSSDFQSLRIALDFLESQQKKNASKTVILSDIFQSGFSNEELYTKVAQLISDNKINRVIGIGETISSFAAKFSNCITFPNTAEFITQIEGLNFENEAILIKGARSFQFEEIVSLLEEKTHETILEINLNSISHNLNYYKSKLAANVKLMVMVKAFGYGNGGLEIAKLLEHHKVDYLGVAFADEGISLKNGGIKLPIMVLNPESTSFPSIIQYHLEPEIYSIKGLKAFLKIAREKNLKDFPIHIKLDTGMHRLGFEENTLEELIETLRGNSTVKVKSVLSHLATSDEVKHFDFVKSQIRLFENLSLKLTTALDINPIRHILNTSGISNFPDAQYNMVRLGIGLYGVSNDPAEQKYLENVGTLKSIISQVRTIPAGDSVGYGRRFMADKETRVATIPIGYADGISRLWGNKVGYVVIKDEKAFILGSVCMDMLMVDVSEIDCKEGDSVIVFGESPTVIEMATALKTIPYEIMTSISQRVKRVFFR
- a CDS encoding SMI1/KNR4 family protein is translated as MNFDNYKIIANYNTHKTDLFVADEEEILACEKTLNILFDEDYKAYVSEFGSGILGGTYVRIYLPETIMLTLDEWRNRIMEYWFWDEGKDVLTKEEVLNSVRIGDTYDGDEIILLKNEYFVLPRYSEMIYKAGTTLEEAITWLCSSGILTEAFSERNFEPFNPGEIAG
- a CDS encoding NifU family protein, with protein sequence MTTEELTSNVLLALDEIRPFLNSDGGDITLISIEDDKHVKVRLEGACISCSVNQMTLKAGVETTIKKYAPQIETVVNIM
- a CDS encoding aspartate-semialdehyde dehydrogenase, translated to MRIAVVGATGMVGEVMLKVLAERNFPVTELIPVASEKSVGKEIEYKGTKYKVVGLQTAVDMKADIAVFSAGGETSLEWAPKFAAAGTTVIDNSSAWRMDPTKKLVVPEINASTLTKEDKIIANPNCSTIQMVLTLAPLHRKYNIKRIIVSTYQSITGTGVKAVRQLENEYAGVQGELAYKYQIHRNAIPHCDSFEENGYTKEEMKLVRETQKILGDNTIRVTATAVRVPVVGGHSEAVNVEFANDFDVNEVREILHHTDGVVVQDNLDTFTYPMPLFAEGKNEVFVGRIRRDESQPNTLNLWIVADNLRKGAATNTIQIAEYLIAAGLV